The following are encoded together in the Leuconostoc mesenteroides subsp. mesenteroides ATCC 8293 genome:
- a CDS encoding type B 50S ribosomal protein L31 → MQAEIHPDYRQVVFIDASTGKKFLSASTVTSNDTTDFEGKEYPAIRMDITSDSHPFYTGKQKFTQADGAVDKFNKKFAGFGFKNNEDK, encoded by the coding sequence ATGCAAGCAGAAATCCACCCAGATTATCGTCAAGTTGTTTTCATTGATGCTTCAACAGGAAAGAAGTTCTTGTCAGCTTCAACTGTAACATCAAATGACACAACTGATTTTGAAGGTAAAGAATATCCAGCAATTCGTATGGATATTACATCTGATTCACACCCATTCTACACAGGTAAGCAAAAGTTTACGCAAGCCGATGGTGCGGTCGACAAGTTCAACAAGAAGTTTGCTGGATTTGGTTT